The nucleotide window CACGCTTGCGCGTGCGGCCCGCGAAGCGGGAGCCGATCTCCGGGAGAACCACAGTGTCGTCGGCCTCGACGAGGACGCAGACGGGGTGACGGTCCGGGTACGAACGCCCGACGGCACCGAGACCGTTCGTACGCGGATGGTCGCAGGCTGCGACGGGCCGGTCTCCCGGGTGCGGCGCGAACTCGACATGCCCGAACCGGGCGAGAAACTCCAGGGCATTCTCGCCTTTTCGGAAGAACGCGATCCGGGCTCGCACGTCGACGTCCACCTCACAGTGCCCGAGTTCTTCGCCTGGCGCATCCCCAGAGGCGACGCCGGCGTCGAGTACGGTCTCGGGGCCGCACCGGGCGAGAACGCCACCGACCTATTCGACCGATTCCTCGACGCGTACGGCGTCGAGACGGGCGAGACCTGCGCCGGGATGATCCCGATCGGGCCGGCCGAGCGCGTCACGAGCGATCGGGTCTTCCTCGTCGGTGACGCCGCCGCCCAGACCAAACCGTTCACCGGCGGCGGCATTCTCTACGGGATGACGGCCGCCGATCACGCTGCCCACGAGATCGACCCCCAGCAGCCCGAGACTCTCGGAAAGTACGAACGAGCCTGGCGCTCGGATCTCGTGCGCGAGATCCGCCTCGGCCACTGGGTTCGCCGGGCGTACTCGCTGCCCGATGCCGTCCAACGGACGGGATTGTCGGCGCTCTCGGGGAAGATCGGCGTCCACATGGACAAACCCTCCACGCTGTTCTCGCTGGAGAGCCTCAAGACGCTGCTCTCGCGATCCTAGTAGTTGGGGAGTCGCGCCGACCGGTCGCTCCCGTCGACGAACGGGAGCGTCGCGACGGTCGCTGCACGTTCCTCGCCGTCGATACGAACCGTCAGTTCGTCCGCATCGAGAGTGAACTCGCAGAGCGCGAGCGCGATCGGTTCTTCACACATGGGGCTCTCGACGGCGCGCGTCACCTCGCCCACCGTCGCATCGCCGTTGAAGACTGCCGCGCCCGCTTCGGGGAGGCGATCGAGAGCGAGCCCGACGAGTCGGCGGCTCGGCCGACCTTGGTTCTCGACGCGCGAGACGACTTCCTGGCCGACGTAGCAGCCTTTCTCGAAGTCGAGCGCGTTCCGCAGGCCGAGCACGTTCGGGATCCGCCCGCGGAGTTCGGTCTCGAAAAGTGGCGTTCCGGCTTCGAGCGTGAGCGCCTCCCACGTATCGTAGCCGAACGGCGCGGCGTTCAGGCCGTTGTTGATGAGCGTGTCGAACACCGATTCGGCCGCGTCGGCGTCACAGACGACCGTGTAGCCCTCCTCGCCGGTGAGCCCGTCGTCGCGGATCACCGTCACGCCGTCGTCGCCCATCGAGCCGCGGACGAAGGCGAGTTTCGACTCGGGCGAGCTCGCGCCGTTGAGGACGCTCGCGATCTTCTCGGTCGCCTTCGGGCCATACACGCCGAAGACGCCGAACCCCTCGGTCGCGACCGTGATCTCGACGTCCTGGATGAACGTCTTTCCCGACCACTCCTCGGCGACCGCGGCGGCGCGCTCGGGGGGCGTGAACACCAGCAGCCGCTCGGCGGTGGTGTAGATGTAGAGATCGGTCTCGATCTTGCCCTGTGGATCGCAGAGAAGCGCGTAGCAGCCCGCTCCGTCCTCGCGGGGGACGCGGTTCGAGACGGCGTTGTCGACGAACTCGATCCGGTCGTCGCCGGTGACGGTGAGAACGCCGTAGCCCATCTCGATGACGCCGACGACGTTTCTGACGGCCAGATGCGTGCGTTCGGGCCGGCCGTAGTGGGCGGCGACGCGGACCCCGCCCCGGTCCTCGAAGGTCGCGCCGTGGGACTCGTGAAGCGTTTCGACGAGCGTCATTGCCCACGATTGGGGCCGATCGCGGATAAGGCGTGTCTTACAGCCCGAAGCGCTCGCGGAGGCGGTCGAAGAACGTCGGCTCGTGGTTGTCCTCGTCGGGATCGGGCACCACTCGCTCGTCGGGCGTGATATGTAAGCGCCCGTCCTCGGTTTCGGTCTCGATGAGGCCGTCGTCGTTGAGTGCGGCGAGTGCGTCCTCGAGTTCGTCGATACCGGTGTCGGCGTGCGAGCGGAGTTCGAACACCGTCAGCCCCTCCTGACGGTCGACCAGCGCGTCGAGGATGGCCACCTCGACGTCGCCGCGGTCGCGAAACTCGCGCTTTGCCCTCATGGAACGGGGTTCGTCCGGACCGGTCTTACGCTTATCCCTCGGCAGCCAACAGTAGAGTTTATTGCACGCGATACGAAAGCACATCCCGATGGGAGTCAAGTGTTCGCTGCTCGGGCACGACTACGGCGAGAGCGAGATCGAGCGCGAGCGCGACGAGGAGGGCGACGAGGTCGTGCGGACGGCCAAACGGGTCGAACGCTGTCGACAGTGCGGACGGACGCGAACGATCTCCGAGAACACGGAAGTCACCACGCTCGAAGCCGCTGCCGGCGTGGTTCGCAAACCCGACGGCACGGTCGTCGCCGCGACCGACGAGGCGGCGATCACCGACGAGATCGACGGCGACGTCGTCATCGAATCCCCCGCCGGCGAACGACCGGTCGAGGGAGCGACAGCGGTCGAAGACCCCACAGCGACCGGGGAATTCGTATCGAACGACGAATCAACAGCGAACGACGAGTCCACGTCGGTCGAACCGCTCGGAGCTACCGGCATCGGATCGGAGACGAGTCACTCGTCCGAGATAATCGAGTCGGTAACGTCG belongs to Halococcus qingdaonensis and includes:
- a CDS encoding geranylgeranyl reductase family protein — translated: MYDFVVVGAGPAGSRFSRQAARAGHDVLCLERGEVGRPLACSGHVSTDIWNFTPEGARNELLQNEVSGARFHVGGPGSESHLFYKDETISNVIDRIGLDRTLARAAREAGADLRENHSVVGLDEDADGVTVRVRTPDGTETVRTRMVAGCDGPVSRVRRELDMPEPGEKLQGILAFSEERDPGSHVDVHLTVPEFFAWRIPRGDAGVEYGLGAAPGENATDLFDRFLDAYGVETGETCAGMIPIGPAERVTSDRVFLVGDAAAQTKPFTGGGILYGMTAADHAAHEIDPQQPETLGKYERAWRSDLVREIRLGHWVRRAYSLPDAVQRTGLSALSGKIGVHMDKPSTLFSLESLKTLLSRS
- the ygfZ gene encoding CAF17-like 4Fe-4S cluster assembly/insertion protein YgfZ produces the protein MTLVETLHESHGATFEDRGGVRVAAHYGRPERTHLAVRNVVGVIEMGYGVLTVTGDDRIEFVDNAVSNRVPREDGAGCYALLCDPQGKIETDLYIYTTAERLLVFTPPERAAAVAEEWSGKTFIQDVEITVATEGFGVFGVYGPKATEKIASVLNGASSPESKLAFVRGSMGDDGVTVIRDDGLTGEEGYTVVCDADAAESVFDTLINNGLNAAPFGYDTWEALTLEAGTPLFETELRGRIPNVLGLRNALDFEKGCYVGQEVVSRVENQGRPSRRLVGLALDRLPEAGAAVFNGDATVGEVTRAVESPMCEEPIALALCEFTLDADELTVRIDGEERAATVATLPFVDGSDRSARLPNY
- a CDS encoding DUF6432 family protein produces the protein MRAKREFRDRGDVEVAILDALVDRQEGLTVFELRSHADTGIDELEDALAALNDDGLIETETEDGRLHITPDERVVPDPDEDNHEPTFFDRLRERFGL
- a CDS encoding DUF7093 family protein — its product is MGVKCSLLGHDYGESEIERERDEEGDEVVRTAKRVERCRQCGRTRTISENTEVTTLEAAAGVVRKPDGTVVAATDEAAITDEIDGDVVIESPAGERPVEGATAVEDPTATGEFVSNDESTANDESTSVEPLGATGIGSETSHSSEIIESVTSSETDDDRVVEDESTGSVDIDRIGHDRKPQRPTRAPGEWPTDPDEDGATADDTDDAGSLADGGAAVASWPETDEPEAVADDEAEATTRGKRQSRRPGDTLSCGSCRFTNLVADSPLRAGDICPDCGSGYLAWETRKG